A region of the Thermoanaerobaculia bacterium genome:
TACATACCGTAGGCAAGCGCGGCGATGCATCGAGCCGGGCGGGCGCGTGCGCCGCGACCCGCGGCCTTACCGTACGCTCATCGGTACGCCGCGGCCGCGGGTCGGACGCCCGCATCCCGCCGGGCTCGCGCCTCGTCGCGCTTTCAGCTTGTCCCGAAACGACAGACGATGCGCGGCTACATACCGTAGGCAAGCGCGGCGATGCATCCGCCTTCGCCGAGGCTACGGCGCGACAAGATCGAGCCGGTCCGCCTCCGCTCTGACGAGCTACGGCGCGATCGGTTGTGAGTTCGCGCGGGCCGCAGCGGCTGTCGATGCCAATAGGATCGCGCCGAAGCTTCAGCGAAGGAGGGCGCGTGCCACCGGCCGGCGGCTCGACGTGCGGGCCGTCAGTACGCCTTCGGGGCCGGCGGTCTGTGGGTGCACGTCTGGCTCGCCCCCGGCCGCGCCTCCGCCCGGTTCAAAACTGAAACGGTCCTCTCGCGTCGCCGTGGGAGCGCCGCGCCTGATCGTCCATCGCCGCCGCGAGTTCCTAAGTAAGCGCTGGATGCTCAGTGATTCTGATTCGCCGTTGTCGCAGGGCTGCGGGAATCGCCGGACGATTTCCGTAGACTGTCCTCTCCCAGAGACGTGCGATAGACTGTCGACGCCATGACCGATAACAACAGGGGCTGGGCGCTCGTCCTGGGGGCCTCGTCGGGGTTCGGCGAGGCCTGCTCGCGAGCGCTCGCGGCCGCAGGGTGGAGCATCTTCGGCGTCCATCTCGACCGGAAGGCGACGATTCCGCACGTCGAGGAGATCATCGCGGCGATCCGCGCGGAGGGCGTCCGCGCCGAGTTCTACAACGTCAACGCGGCCGACGAGGGCAAACGCGCCGAGGTTGTCGCCGAGATCCAGAAGGCGCTCGCCGAAACGGAGAAATCGAAGCGGGTCACGGTGCTGCTTCACTCGCTCGCGTTCGGCACCTTGAAGCCCTTCTTCGGCGAGACCCGGGAAGCGTCGATGGCCAAGCCGCAGATGGAGATGACCCTCGACGTGATGGCGCACTCCCTCGTCTACTGGACGCAGGACCTCTATTTGAACGACCTGTTCGCCGAGTCCGCGAAGATCTTCGCGATGACCTCGGCGGGGGACCACATCGTCTGGCCGGCCTACGGCGCGGTCTCGGCCGCCAAGTGCGCGCTCGAGTCGCACATCCGCCAGATCGCCGTCGAGCTCGCGCCGAAGAACATCAGCGCCAACGCGATTCGGGCCGGCGTGACCGACACCCCCGCGCTCCGGAAAATCCCCGGAAACGAGGCGATGATCCAGCGGGTCCTCGCCTTTCACCCCGCCCGACGGCTGACGACCCCGCAGGACGTCGCCGGCGCGCTCGTGGCGCTCTGCGCCGGCGAGACCCGATGGATCTCCGGGAACGTGATCGGCGTCGACGGGGGAGAGGACATCGCCGGCGGGAGCTGATTCCCGTTCTTTTTCCACACGACCAGGAGGCACGATGGCGACAGCGGCTTCGCCGCATCCGGCGTTCGATTTCATCGAGGAGAAGGGGGAGATCCGGGAGCTCCGGCTGCGGGTCAACGGCCTGCAGGTGCTGCTGCTCGCCAACCGGATCGCGCCGGTCGCGACGTTCTGCGTCGTCTACCGAGTGGGCTCGCGCCACGAGGCGGTCGGCCACACGGGAGCGACGCACCTGCTCGAGCACATGATGTTCAAGGGAACGGCGGAGTTCAACCGGGACCGCGGCACGCAGATCGCCGCCACGCTCGAGTCCGTCGGCGCCCGGTTCAACGCGACCACGTGGTTCGACCGCACGAACTACTTCGAGACCGTGCCGTCGGACCAGATCGAGCTCGCGCTTCGGATCGAGGCGTCCCGGATGCGCGGCTCGTTCATCCGCGACGGCGACCGGATCCCCGAGATGACGGTCGTCCGAAACGAGTTCGAGCGGGGAGAGAACAGCCCGTTCCAGGTGATGTACAAGGAGACGTTCGCCGTCGCTTTCCGCGAGCACCCGTACCATCATCCGACGATCGGCTGGAAGAGCGACATCGAAGGGATGTCGACGGCGCGGCTGAAGGAGTTCTACGACACGTTCTACCACCCGGACAACGCGACGGCGATCCTGATCGGGGACTTCGAGGAGGCCGACGCGCTCGCGCGGATCGACGCGCAGTTCGGCGCGATCCCGCGGGCGGCGCACCCGATCCCGCGCACGTACACGGAGGAGCCGCCGCAGCAGGGGGAGCGGCGGTTCATCGTCCGCCGGGCGGGACAGATCGGCTGGGTCGCGCTTTCGTTCCGGTCGGTCTCGGCGTCGCACCCCGACGCGTACCCGCTCGCGGTGCTGGGCAACGTCCTGGGGAGCGGCATGACCTCCCGGCTCTACCAGGCGCTCGTCGAGCCTTCGCTCGCGATCTCCGTCAACGCGATCTCGTGGCAGCTGCGCGATCCGGCCCTGTTCTCGATGTTCGCGGCGCTCGCGCCGGGGACCCCGCACGCCCGCGCCGAGAAGATCCTCCGAGATCAGGTGGCGGCCGTCGTCCGGGACGGCGTGACGGAGGACGAGGTCCAGAAGGCGGTCAACCAGATCGAGGCGGACGTGATCTTCGAGCGCGACACGACCGACCAGGTGGCGGGGAGCCTCACCGAGGCGATCGCCGTCGCCGACTGGCACTGGTACGTCGATTACCTCGAGAACATCCAGAAAGTGACCGCCGCCGACGTGGCGCGGGTCGCCCGGACGTACTTCCACGAGGATTTCGCGACGGTCGGCTGGTTCGTGCCGAAAATCGAAGCGGAGGCCGCGTGAAGACGTTCGCCGAGCGCACCCACCGCCGGGAAGCGGAAAACGGCACGACGATCCTCGCTCTCGAGAACCATTTCAACCCGACGCTCGCGCTCTCCGGCACGCTCCGCGCGGGCTCGGCGCATTCTCCGCAGTCCAATCCGGTCCTCGCGGCGCTCACCGCCCAGATGCTGGAGAAAGGCACGCGGCGGCGCTCCAAGCTCGAGCTCGCCGGCGAGCTCGAGAACCGCGGGGTCTCGATCTCGTTCTCGGCCTCCGGCGGCGATCCCGACACGATGGACATTTCGCTCTCCTGCCTCTCCCGGGACCGGCCGCTCGCCTTCGATGCGCTCGTCGAGATGCTCGCCGAGCCGTCGTTCCCTCCCGACGAGCTCGCGCGCGAGAAGGAGCGCCTCACGGGCGCCGTACGCCAGCTCTCCGACCAGACCGGGTGGCGCTCCTCGACGGCGGCGTCGCGTCTGATCTACCCCCCTGGCCATCCGTACTTCGCCGAGACGGCCGACGAGATCGTCGCCGCGATCGAGAGCGCGACCGCCGACGAGCTCCACGCGTTCCACGAGCGCTTCTACCGCGCCTCGACGCTCGTCCTCGCGATCGTCGGAGACCTCGATCGCGAAGAGGCGGCGGCGGACCTCGCGCAACGGCTCTCCCGGCTTCCGGGGGGAGCGGCGCCGCCGCTCGAGGTCCCGGCCGTCCTGCCGCCGAAAACGCGCTCCGAGATCGTCCGCATGAAGGAAAAGGTCAATGCCGACGTGCTCCTCGCCCACGACTCGCGCCTGCGGCGGACCGATCCCGACTTTCTCGCGACGACTCTCGGCGTGGCGGCGCTCGGCCAGTCGACGCTCTCCTCCCGGCTCGGGCTGCGGGTGCGCGACACGGAGGGGCTGACGTACGGCATCAACGCCCGGATGTCCGCGGGGCGCTTCTCCGGCCCGTTCGCGATCTCCCTGACGGTCGCTCCGGCGAACCTGAAACGGGCCGTGGCTTCGTCGCGGGCCGTCCTGTCGGAGTTTCTCACCGGCGGGATCACGGACAAGGAGCTCGCCGACGAGAAGCGCTCGCGCACGGGGAAGTTCAAGGTCGACCTCGCGTCGAACTCCGGGATCTCGGGCGCTCTCGACATGGCCGAGACGTACGGGTTGGGCGTCGGATATCTCGACGCGTTCCCGTCGATGGTCGACGCGATCGGGCGGGAGCAGGTGAACGCGGCCGTCAAGGCTCATATCCGGCCGGAAGAATTGGTCGAGGTCGCCGCCGGCGAGTTGTAACGGCAGCACGGCTCGCGCCTCCTGACGCGGGGCCCTCACCTGCCGCGAGTATGCGGCTTCCTCTCCCCAAGGGAGAGGTCATCGGATGGTCGCCGCGCTTCCGGCATTGTGTGCGCCCGATCGCTTGCTGCCTCTCAAGATCGCGGACCTCCTTCTCGGCTGTCCTTCAGGGTCGCAGGGCCGGAAGCTGGCGTGCCCATCGCCGTCTCCAGCCAACGGTTCCCCGTCGCGGAGTGGGCACCAAATGTCGTGTATTTTCGACTTTTCGACTTTTCGACTTTTCGACTTTTCGACTTTCTGCCTTTCGACTAAATCTTCACCGAAACATCCGGCAGCGTCGCGCTCATGGTCGAGTCGTCGGCGTCCCATCGCATCCGCCGATAGTCGAAGTTCCCTTCCTCGATCACGTTGAACTTGACGATCTCGAAATAGGGAGACAGGTCGAAATCCCGCGGGACGACGAGCGTCGGGTGGCGCGCCTGGAAGATCCCCGTGTACGCCCGCCGGGTGCGCCGTCCGAGGAGCGCCGCCTTGAACCGCTCGCCGGGCGTCTTCGGCCGGTCCGGTTTGTAGCCGGGCAGGATCGGGAACCCGACCTTCTGGAACGCCGCGGCGGTCATCGAGGAGCAGATCGTCTCGGTCGCCAACCCGCTCCCCAGATGAAGAGCGTCTTCGCGGAACCGCGCCGGGATCAGATGGAAGGGGAGCAGATATCGGGCGAGGTCGGTGAAGTTCTTGATGTCGTATTTCAGGCCGATCTTCGAGATGAGATCGTCGACGACGATCCTCGCGTCCTCCGGACGCAGCCGGTGCGGGCGGCAGATCCGGATGTTGAACCGGGCGTACTTCGAGAGCGGCGAAACGATCACGCCCTGGTCCACGAGCGCCTCGATCACGAGATGCCGGGCCTCGCGTCCGAACTTCTCTTCGACCTCGCGGCGCAGAGGATGGTCCCGCCGGAGGATCTCGTCGCCGATGTAGACGCAGTTGTGCGACCAGGAGGAGGTCGTCAGCGTCTTGATCGCCTGCGACACCCGCTGGTCGCCGTCGATCAGGATCACGTCCGCCCTCCGGATGTGTTTCTTCAGGGCCACGAGGTCGTTCTCGCCGTAGCGCCGATACATCCGGCGCGGGCGCGTCAGGACCCGGACCATCCAGTCCGTGAAGGTCTGCCGAGGGGTTCGCATGCTCAGAAGAGAAGGAGGAACCCGTCCGCGAAGAGCGCGGCGCCGCATACGGCGACCAGAAGCGACAGGCCCCACAGCGAGCGGTTCTTCGAAAGGGCGGCGATCGCCGACAGCGCGACGGCGACCTGCATCAGCGCGACCGACGACGCGTACCGGTGATGGCGATGCGTGAAATGTTCGGCCTCCTCCGAATGGCGGCGGGCGCCGTC
Encoded here:
- a CDS encoding pitrilysin family protein, which codes for MKTFAERTHRREAENGTTILALENHFNPTLALSGTLRAGSAHSPQSNPVLAALTAQMLEKGTRRRSKLELAGELENRGVSISFSASGGDPDTMDISLSCLSRDRPLAFDALVEMLAEPSFPPDELAREKERLTGAVRQLSDQTGWRSSTAASRLIYPPGHPYFAETADEIVAAIESATADELHAFHERFYRASTLVLAIVGDLDREEAAADLAQRLSRLPGGAAPPLEVPAVLPPKTRSEIVRMKEKVNADVLLAHDSRLRRTDPDFLATTLGVAALGQSTLSSRLGLRVRDTEGLTYGINARMSAGRFSGPFAISLTVAPANLKRAVASSRAVLSEFLTGGITDKELADEKRSRTGKFKVDLASNSGISGALDMAETYGLGVGYLDAFPSMVDAIGREQVNAAVKAHIRPEELVEVAAGEL
- a CDS encoding lipo-like protein gives rise to the protein MRTPRQTFTDWMVRVLTRPRRMYRRYGENDLVALKKHIRRADVILIDGDQRVSQAIKTLTTSSWSHNCVYIGDEILRRDHPLRREVEEKFGREARHLVIEALVDQGVIVSPLSKYARFNIRICRPHRLRPEDARIVVDDLISKIGLKYDIKNFTDLARYLLPFHLIPARFREDALHLGSGLATETICSSMTAAAFQKVGFPILPGYKPDRPKTPGERFKAALLGRRTRRAYTGIFQARHPTLVVPRDFDLSPYFEIVKFNVIEEGNFDYRRMRWDADDSTMSATLPDVSVKI
- a CDS encoding SDR family oxidoreductase — protein: MTDNNRGWALVLGASSGFGEACSRALAAAGWSIFGVHLDRKATIPHVEEIIAAIRAEGVRAEFYNVNAADEGKRAEVVAEIQKALAETEKSKRVTVLLHSLAFGTLKPFFGETREASMAKPQMEMTLDVMAHSLVYWTQDLYLNDLFAESAKIFAMTSAGDHIVWPAYGAVSAAKCALESHIRQIAVELAPKNISANAIRAGVTDTPALRKIPGNEAMIQRVLAFHPARRLTTPQDVAGALVALCAGETRWISGNVIGVDGGEDIAGGS
- a CDS encoding pitrilysin family protein; translation: MATAASPHPAFDFIEEKGEIRELRLRVNGLQVLLLANRIAPVATFCVVYRVGSRHEAVGHTGATHLLEHMMFKGTAEFNRDRGTQIAATLESVGARFNATTWFDRTNYFETVPSDQIELALRIEASRMRGSFIRDGDRIPEMTVVRNEFERGENSPFQVMYKETFAVAFREHPYHHPTIGWKSDIEGMSTARLKEFYDTFYHPDNATAILIGDFEEADALARIDAQFGAIPRAAHPIPRTYTEEPPQQGERRFIVRRAGQIGWVALSFRSVSASHPDAYPLAVLGNVLGSGMTSRLYQALVEPSLAISVNAISWQLRDPALFSMFAALAPGTPHARAEKILRDQVAAVVRDGVTEDEVQKAVNQIEADVIFERDTTDQVAGSLTEAIAVADWHWYVDYLENIQKVTAADVARVARTYFHEDFATVGWFVPKIEAEAA